AATTCAGTTGCCTCCTAATGTAATAACAATAATTGAGTTTAGCATGGGCGGGTGTTAATAGCTAAGTAATTTCGAAATATACTTTTTTGATACTTTATTAATTAAAGGTTACAGGAATATGTATATAAAATCCTATTAAGGTAAATATTAAAAAATAGGTTAAATTTGTTTTGCGTCTGTATATAATTGTAAAAAAAACTGTTAGCTTTGTAGTATATTATACCCGAGGATGATTTAAGCCTTCACTTTAATTGTAGTTTACTGCATTTTAACAAGCGCGATACTTTTATACCTTTTCGGCCCCCTTATTTTAAAAAGCATTATGTTAAAGCGTGTTTTAGTATTGGATGACAACCAGGATATATTGGATATTGTGCATGAAACGCTCACTTACGAGCAGTTTGAGGTTAAAAGCACCGCAAACAGTACAGAAGTATTGCCTTTGATAGAAAGCTTTGAGCCCGATCTGGTAATATTAGATTATCGCGTGGCCGGTACCAATGGAGGCGAAATATGCCGTACCATTAAAGTGCATCCTAAATTTGGCAATACGCCGGTTATTATCTTCTCTGCTTATGTTAATAACGACAGCGAACTGATTAGTTATGGCTGTGATGCCACCATCAACAAACCCTTCGATTTAGCCGAACTGGTTGAAAAAGTGAATAACCTGCTTTAAAATTTAATAAATAATTACAGAGCCCCGCCAGGTTATTTTTAGAGTTTAAACTTTGATGCAATCGATTTCATTTACACGCCTTATTGCTTATTGCGAAAAAAGTAAAAAACATACATCAAAACAGTCTTAATTGTAAATTAACTCAATTTTTTGACAAAAAATAGTATTGTTATTAATAATTGAGTTAAATGATTGGTATATTGATAATTATTTTAACTTTGTGTTGCAAGTTGAATTAATTATTCAGTTAAATACAATAACCCCTGGTTGTATTATGGTACTTTCAATAAATGAAAATCTGAAAGCGGAACAGAAGAAACTTCCGGTTTGCCCAAGATGTAAATCTGAACTGGACAACCGCGTTCCGCGATCTTTTTTGGTAAAAAATCTGCTGTTTTTTCTTCCCATAAAACGATACATGTGCTACAAATGCCAGCGGAAAAGGTATGTGTTACGTTAAATTAAAATAATTTCTTAATATTAAATTAATGCGTACTGAAAAGCATTTTTAATTTTTTTCTTCTTTTATAATGGCTTAGTTATTGTACTTTGGCTTTCTATTATTCAGAAATTTGTGATAGATAACGAAGTTAAGCCGAGAAAAACCTACTATTGCTCCAAATGTGGAAGTCCATATCATTTTCAAATGAAGCGGAACTGGTTTGTAAAAAATGTTTTGTTTTTTTTACCTGTCAGAAAATATTTTTGTGCCAAGTGCAAAAAAGCCGAACATATATTTATCAATAAGGATTAAAACTCCCCGCCGCTTTAATGTATACAAAGCTTTTTTAACTACATAATTTGCACAACCTGGTTAAACCGGTAATAAATACATTAGCCTGGCAGGTATTTGCAGGCAGTTTTCAAAAGCATGCAGAACCGCCGTCTGCAGTAGTGTATTATATTCTGCTATTTTAGAAAAAGCCGACCTTATTTCCGTACAAAACAACCTGCATTTTTGTTATTATGTTCAATGCTCCCGGTTTAAATGTTATAAAAAGGCCAGTAATACTCAATTGAAATTAAAGTACTTAGTTAAATAAGTAATGGTATGAAAATTGCTATAGCATATTGGTTGTTATTTAGTACGTATTATTCGTGTTATAACTAAGCCTATTTTGCAGATACTTAAATATTGATATATGAGACGGATATTAGCGGTGGATGATGACAAGGACATTTTAGACATTATACGATACATCCTGGAAGAATCGGGCTATGAGGTTAGTGTACTGGCCGACGGAAAGGATTTTTTTGACCGCGTTGAGAAGTTTACACCCGATTTAATTTTGCTTGATATTATGCTTGGCAGCCTTGACGGGCGCGAGCTTTGCCGCAAATTGAAGGAAAATTCTGAAACCAGGGCTATCCCCGTTATCCTGGTATCGGCCAGCCACAATCCCGGCAAACTGAACCAGGCCGGTGCTCCCGACGATTTTATTGCAAAACCTTTTGATATTGACGATTTGTTAGGCAGTATTAGTCGACAGCTAAACGCCGCGGCCTGATAAAAAACAAGGCAGGATAATTGCTACCCCGCCCTGCCAAATCAAAACAAAAAAACAAAAACTAAACATTTACATTAAACGCCCGGTCTCTTTTAGCGCGGTTACGCAGCTTAAAAAATATGATAAGGTTTAGGAAATGCATACCGCCTAATATTAAAATAATCCAACCCACTTTATAGCTTAATACTTCAACCACCGTTTGCATATTGGCTATAGCTCCGTACTCTTTTAAGGCAAGGCTCATATAGCCTATGTTTACCAGGTAAAAGCCTACAACAAGCAGTTTATTTACAGAATCGGCCAGTTCCTGGTTGCCGTGAAAAATATCCACCAAAAAAATTCTTCCGTTTTTAAACAGCACTTTGGCAACCCAAACGGTTAAGGCTATGCTTGCCAGCAGATAAACAACGTAGGTTAAAATAAAGTAATTCATGATGTTATGGTTTTATTTGTTTTTAATTATTTAGAATTTTCAGTAAAAAATGAAATTTTAAATCAAAAAAATTTATTTAAATGTTTTTAATATCGAACCAAAAAACCAGTTCTCTTCGGCTTTCAGCATCATATCCATGGTTTTGTTTACGTTACTGGCCAGTTTGTTAATATCAGTAACCGAAGTTTTAAAAGTTTTAAAAGCAGGATCATTCTCGTCGCCTTTTACTTCACTTAACTGATCGAGTATTTTAATAATAGGTGTAAGCTCGCGTTTTTTACGTTCTTCTGCTACGCGGCGGGCTATTACCCATACATCTTTTTCGGCATAAAAGTATTCTTTACGTTCGCCGGTTTTATGTTGTTTTTCAACCAAGCCCCAGTCAATTAAATCGCGCAGGGTCATGTTGGCGTTTCCGCGCGAGATGCTTAGCTCGTTCATTACCTCTTCGGTGGTAAGGGCTTCGGGCGAGATCATGAGCAGGGCATGTACCTGGGCCATGGTGCGGTTAATACCCCATTCAGATCCCAGCTTGCCCCATGCCTCAATAAACTTTAACCTTGCCTCTGCCAATTCCATGCACAAATATAGTTATGTTTTTAAACTTTCAAAAAAAAATGAAAATAAATTATTGTAGATGGTTTGATGTGATAAAGATGCAGGTTTAAATTTGGTTTCAGCCGGTGGTTGGTGTTTTCACCATAGGTGTTCGGAGGATTTTTTTATTCCCTCCCCGGGGAGTATAGCCGTTAATTTAACAAAAAAGCGGTGGGATTGTGGGCTTCCCCTCTTGAGAGGGGTGGAGGGGTGTGTTATTCTGCGCTCGGTTTATCGCTCGTATAACACACCCCTGCTCTCGCTCTTTCCATCGCGCCCCTCTCAAGAGGGGAACTTAAAAGCCTGGTTCCTTAAATTGACGCTATGCTCCCAAGGGAGGGAATTGCAGGAGCCACCGCTTTTTTTATTTCTTCCGAACGCCTATAATGTTGTCACCGCACCACATGATTTGAAATACCTTACATTAATTAAAACGGAAATAATAGAAAACCTGTTAGGCGAAAGCACGAATCACAGATTTTAAAAAATTATAACGTTGTAATTTGATAGGGTAGGGAATTGAGTTTAAATAAATGGGGAAAAGTGTGTTAGACGTTAAATTCGTTTACGCATGATACGAATATGGGCGTAGCCTGCGGCCCGGGCTTTCCGTTCCAAGTCCTCGCCTTTCGAGCGCTCAGTGCCTACCCGCGCTGTGGGCTTTACACTTCAATCCTAACGCGGACCAACGTTTCCTGTTAAACTTTTTCATAAATTAAATGAAAAAAGTTAAAACAAATGATACTATGAGGCATTGCCCTTTAGCCTTTAGCCTTTAGCCTTTAGCCTTTAGCCTTTAGCCTTTAGCCTTTAGCCTTTAGCCTTTAGCCTTTAGCCTTTAGCCTTTAGCCTTTAGCCTTTAGCCTTTAGCCTTTAGCCTTTAGCCTTTAGCCTTTAGCCTTTAGCCTTTAGCCTTTAGCCTTTAGCCTTTAGCCTTTAGCCTTTAGCCTTTAGCCTTAAAACTTGCTCGCCCTAAGTGCCGTAACTTTTGATCCATCTGGTCCGCTGCTTTCAAAAACTATTTTGCTATCAGTAAGCTCCGAAACAGTGAAAACAAAATCGCGTGTTTTACCGTCGGGCAGTTTTTCGGTAACATTCAGGTTTTTACCATTCAGGGTAAATGATCCGTGCGACAGGAATTTGTTTTCCCATACTATGAGGTATTTCATTTCGGGGGTAAACTGAATATAAGGTACCGCCTGGTCCAGTT
The sequence above is a segment of the Mucilaginibacter celer genome. Coding sequences within it:
- a CDS encoding response regulator, whose product is MLKRVLVLDDNQDILDIVHETLTYEQFEVKSTANSTEVLPLIESFEPDLVILDYRVAGTNGGEICRTIKVHPKFGNTPVIIFSAYVNNDSELISYGCDATINKPFDLAELVEKVNNLL
- a CDS encoding response regulator, producing the protein MRRILAVDDDKDILDIIRYILEESGYEVSVLADGKDFFDRVEKFTPDLILLDIMLGSLDGRELCRKLKENSETRAIPVILVSASHNPGKLNQAGAPDDFIAKPFDIDDLLGSISRQLNAAA
- a CDS encoding GbsR/MarR family transcriptional regulator, whose product is MELAEARLKFIEAWGKLGSEWGINRTMAQVHALLMISPEALTTEEVMNELSISRGNANMTLRDLIDWGLVEKQHKTGERKEYFYAEKDVWVIARRVAEERKKRELTPIIKILDQLSEVKGDENDPAFKTFKTSVTDINKLASNVNKTMDMMLKAEENWFFGSILKTFK